GGGCTACCCCGACGGTTTTCGGTCAGCCAGGGGCAATAGCTACGGGAACCACCGATGGCGTCGCATTCGCGACGACAGGCGACGGCGGCATTGCCGATGACTATCGCGCATTTTTGCCAGGCGTGACGGCGCCAATCGCTGGAACAACGGCGGGCGTCTACGCGGCAGGCGCCGCTGCAGATGCTCTGAAAAGCGACAGTGCATTCTATACGAACCTGTTCCCTCCGGTCTCAGCTCCGGCGGTGCAGCAGACCATTGCTGCGAATGAGTACACGGAACCTACCACGCCGACCCCGATCGCCAACCCAATGATTGGGAATTCTGCAGCTGGTTCGATCGGCTTTGCCTGGCAGAAGATCACGGTGACCAAGGATGGCAATACCGTCACCTGGACGATCAATGATAATTTGATCGCCACGGTGGATGCGGCAAGCGTCACGCTCGGTGGTCAGAACATTCTGATTGGCGCTTCCGACGTGAACACCAGCACCGCTCGTTACCCATCGTTGGTCTTCACGTTGTTCGATAACCTGACCGTTACCAGTCTAGCGCCTCCTGGACTGGCTGGCGATTTCAACAGCGACAACAAGGTGGACGGCGCCGACTTCCTCGTCTGGCAGCGCGGCGGCTCGCCGACGCCGACCAGCCCCGCCGATCTAGCGACGTGGAAGGCGAACTTTGGCCAAACCGCGCCGCCGGTGGCCGCAGTGCCGGAGCCGGGAACCATCGGCCTCAGCCTACTCGGCGTCGCTGCTCTTAGGCTGGCCGCTCGTCGGCGGAGCTAGTCGCTGAGCAAGCTCTCGTTGGATAAGTTCTGGTTGCGCGCGTCGCGGGCGTTTGGGGAACGCCCGCGACGCGACCAGGCTTCTCGCAAGATCGCTGCGTCGCATTCTGCTCAACGCAGCGAATGAGTGAAGCGAGTTCTAAGCTCGCTCGGCTCCCGGGCGACCTGCGGCAACGGCGAACGTCGCCAACTTCTCGACTTTGCTATCGGCCTGCGTGACGTCGTCGACCACGAAGTAGTCGCTTCGCCACTCGTCGGCGTTGAGCTCGCAGGCAACGTAGCCGCGTTGGCGGTCGTGGAACTTCACGCAGGCGTTCTCGCGCTGCAGTTGCTCCATCGCCTTCGAGTCCTTCGGGCCGTTGCCGCCGCTGGAGATCGACGTGCCGACGAATTCAGTCGCCACGACGGGGGCGCCGGCGTCGAAGTCGTCAACGCGCAGATCGTTCACCCAGTTCGAGTGAATGTCGCCGGTAATGACGACGGGGTTCGGGACGCGCCGCTCGGCGAGGAACGACATCAGGCCGTTTCGCTCGTGGAGGTAGCCGGCCCACTGGTCCATCGCGAACTCTTGCTTTTCGCCTTTTTGATGGTCGACGGTTCCCATCATCACCTGTTGAGCCAGGACGTTCCATGTTGACTGCGACTGCAGCAGCGATGACTCGAGCCATTGGCGTTGTGATTGGCCGAGCATCGTCGCGTCGGGCGACCGGCAATCGTCGTTGATCGCGTGGCCGCGATCGTCGTTAGGTTGGTCGCTGCGATACTGCCGCGTGTCGAGGACTAGCATGTCGGCGAGATTGCCGAACGACAGCTTGCGATAGAGCCGCATGTCGGGGCCGGTGGGCAATGAACGCCGCCGCAGCGGCATCGCTTCGTAGTAGGCTTGGTAGGAGTTCGCGCGGCGAATCAAAAATTCGATTGGATCGACGCCGTGCTTCTCTGAGATCGCTCCGGCGTAGTTGTTGTCGAACTCGTGATCGTCCCAAGTAACCATCCACGGGCACTGCTGATGCATCGCCTGCAGCAGCGGATCGCTGCGATAGAGGGCGTGCCGGATGCGGTAGTCGTCAAGCGATTCAATTTCCTTGCCGACGTGGCGCCGGACGCCGTCGTTGCCGGCCTTGCCTTCGTAGATGTAGTCGCCGAGGTGGACCACCATGTCGAGATCTTGCTCGGCCATGTGGCGATAGGCGGCGTAGTGGCCCGATTCGTAATGTTGGCACGAGGCGAAGGCGAACTTGAAGCGGTCGGGAGTCACGTGAGCCGCCGGCGTAGTGCGCGTGCGACCGACGGGGCTCACCTCGTCGCCGACCATGAAGCGGTAGTGGTACCAACGATCGGGCTGCAGCCCGTCGGCGGCGACGTGGACCGAGTGGCCGAGTTGCGGCGTCGCGGTGACGCGGCCTTTGTTGACGACCTTGGCGAACTTATCGTCCTCGGCGATCTCCCAGCGAACTTGCACGGGCTCGGGCTTCATTCCGCCAGCGGGCTTGAGCGGCTGCGGCGCGAGTCGCGTCCAGAGCAGCACGCTGCTGGCGTCGGGATCCCCCGAGGCGACGCCGAGCTGAAACGGATTGTCGCCAAGCGGGGAACGAGAGCCAATTAAATCGGCCGCTCGCACGAGGGGCGCGGCGGTGAGGCTGCCGACGAAGGCCATGAACAGACGACGGTCGACGCCGCCTGAGCGGCGAGCGTGGCGGCGAAAATCTTCAGCGGAAAGCATCTTGCGATCAGCCTGGGGCGACGAAGTGGTGAAGAACACTTCTCAGCCTAGCCGGGCAAGATGAAGAGAATGCGAACGTGGCGCGAAGGACGTTCGTCGCTTAGCCCGCTTCACGCATCGGCGGCCCGTTGTTGCTGGGCGTCGAGATAATCCTGGCCGTGAGCGTAGCGCGTGTTCACCGGAACGCCCGCTCGACACAGGGGGCATTCGGCCGCAGTCCAATCGGGAATGTCATATTCCATGAGGTAGCGGTACTCTGGCACGCTAAGCCCCGCCGCGTCGACGTTGCCGCGATGGACGAGCGCCGCTGCTGCCACGACCTCGCCGCCGGCGGCTTGCACGGCGGCGACGGTTTGTCGAACGGAGAGCCCCGTGTTGACGACGTCGTCGACGACGAGCACGCGGCGCCCCGTTACGAGGCGATCGTAGCCGCGGTGGAACGTAAACTCGCCGCGCAGCTGCTGCGAGGTGCGCGGTTGCGTGTGCTCGGCAAAGACGGCGGGCAGGCCAAGTTCGTAAGCCGTCC
This sequence is a window from Lacipirellula parvula. Protein-coding genes within it:
- a CDS encoding PEP-CTERM sorting domain-containing protein, which gives rise to MKISPLRVCICLAALTLGAASARAQVLFSDNFNVNSSASWTINAGPAASIPKQSATFAFDYSALGIPAAPGSGDTLGLRLRANIPGTPEAPVTTRPTGTISGLSLSPTGKSFGTSYKLEFYAWANYFGYNGNLGDNVNSQGGTNNVYFGVGTAGATPTVFGQPGAIATGTTDGVAFATTGDGGIADDYRAFLPGVTAPIAGTTAGVYAAGAAADALKSDSAFYTNLFPPVSAPAVQQTIAANEYTEPTTPTPIANPMIGNSAAGSIGFAWQKITVTKDGNTVTWTINDNLIATVDAASVTLGGQNILIGASDVNTSTARYPSLVFTLFDNLTVTSLAPPGLAGDFNSDNKVDGADFLVWQRGGSPTPTSPADLATWKANFGQTAPPVAAVPEPGTIGLSLLGVAALRLAARRRS
- a CDS encoding phosphoribosyltransferase family protein; the encoded protein is MPDQSDAAQAAAETQQMLVECRALLADDHFVYISGDHGSGWVDKDAIFVDLQRVRQLTQLLAAAVRDLKTEILCGPATGGLIVAQWTAYELGLPAVFAEHTQPRTSQQLRGEFTFHRGYDRLVTGRRVLVVDDVVNTGLSVRQTVAAVQAAGGEVVAAAALVHRGNVDAAGLSVPEYRYLMEYDIPDWTAAECPLCRAGVPVNTRYAHGQDYLDAQQQRAADA
- a CDS encoding alkaline phosphatase D family protein; the protein is MLSAEDFRRHARRSGGVDRRLFMAFVGSLTAAPLVRAADLIGSRSPLGDNPFQLGVASGDPDASSVLLWTRLAPQPLKPAGGMKPEPVQVRWEIAEDDKFAKVVNKGRVTATPQLGHSVHVAADGLQPDRWYHYRFMVGDEVSPVGRTRTTPAAHVTPDRFKFAFASCQHYESGHYAAYRHMAEQDLDMVVHLGDYIYEGKAGNDGVRRHVGKEIESLDDYRIRHALYRSDPLLQAMHQQCPWMVTWDDHEFDNNYAGAISEKHGVDPIEFLIRRANSYQAYYEAMPLRRRSLPTGPDMRLYRKLSFGNLADMLVLDTRQYRSDQPNDDRGHAINDDCRSPDATMLGQSQRQWLESSLLQSQSTWNVLAQQVMMGTVDHQKGEKQEFAMDQWAGYLHERNGLMSFLAERRVPNPVVITGDIHSNWVNDLRVDDFDAGAPVVATEFVGTSISSGGNGPKDSKAMEQLQRENACVKFHDRQRGYVACELNADEWRSDYFVVDDVTQADSKVEKLATFAVAAGRPGAERA